A part of Desulfomicrobium baculatum DSM 4028 genomic DNA contains:
- a CDS encoding PAS domain-containing hybrid sensor histidine kinase/response regulator, with the protein MKNKTGQPENPDLLRRKAEEISRKNEAGSPESLATDSVEEPSWIVHELRVHQIELEMQNEELCRTHAELEEEHQQYLDLYDFAPVGYCTLSEQGQITATNLTATAMLGIPRDNLIGQQITSFICDDDQHTFTREMKELFATRVARSCELRMKKTDGVQFWACLEFVLKPCDDCPVCRVVISDINDRKQAEIALTESELHFRNLSNSGQALIWTSGEDTLCDYFNEPWLDFTGRTLEQELGNGWVEGVHAEDLDRCIDTYVTAFARREPFNMEYRLRHVSGEYRWLVDQGTPRFNSQGAFVGYIGHCLDITPRKQMEVELVAAKNAAESANKAKSAFLANMSHEIRTPLNGLLGMMQLLETTDTSDEQQMYIEMAIRSGGRLTRLLSDILDLSRIEAGRMPLSEEPFNLSETFSAVTDSFGPVSIQKRLPVRIDVAPDVPKEVFGDEVRVRQVLFNLVGNAMKFTDQGEVRIEVSTLLPLPPDTVRVLFCVTDTGAGMSDTTLKTLGNPFTQASEGFTREHQGAGLGLSICKRLVAAMGGTLTFESTLGAGTAAYLMLPFRWRAYSILPDQPGLDSAAPSLRILLVEDDEISRVAETQLLKKMGHTVQTAGNGIEALESMRRSTFDCVLMDVQMEVMDGLEATKNIRTDVSKFFDPKIPIVAMTAYAMRGDRERFIMAGMDDYIAKPFDRNKLEQVLGGIDVKNRT; encoded by the coding sequence ATGAAGAACAAAACAGGTCAACCCGAAAATCCGGACCTGCTTCGCCGCAAAGCTGAAGAAATCAGCCGGAAGAACGAAGCAGGTTCGCCGGAGAGCCTCGCCACCGACTCCGTCGAAGAGCCGTCATGGATAGTCCATGAACTGCGCGTTCACCAAATCGAGCTTGAGATGCAAAATGAGGAATTGTGCAGGACACACGCAGAACTCGAAGAAGAACACCAGCAGTACCTGGATCTCTACGACTTTGCTCCGGTGGGCTATTGCACTCTTTCGGAACAGGGACAGATCACGGCAACAAATCTCACTGCCACGGCAATGCTCGGCATACCCCGAGACAACCTCATCGGACAGCAGATAACCAGCTTCATCTGTGATGATGACCAGCACACCTTCACCCGCGAAATGAAAGAACTGTTTGCGACCAGGGTAGCGCGAAGCTGCGAACTGCGCATGAAAAAAACAGACGGTGTCCAGTTCTGGGCCTGCCTGGAATTCGTTTTAAAGCCTTGCGATGACTGCCCCGTGTGCCGCGTCGTCATAAGCGACATCAACGACCGTAAACAGGCCGAGATTGCGCTGACCGAGAGCGAACTGCATTTCAGAAACCTGTCCAACAGCGGCCAGGCATTGATCTGGACTTCCGGAGAAGACACGCTGTGCGATTATTTCAATGAGCCCTGGCTCGACTTCACCGGCCGCACCCTGGAACAGGAGCTCGGCAACGGCTGGGTCGAAGGGGTGCATGCGGAGGACCTTGACCGTTGCATTGACACCTATGTGACGGCCTTTGCCCGACGCGAACCGTTCAACATGGAGTACCGGCTGCGCCATGTCAGCGGCGAATATCGCTGGCTGGTGGATCAGGGCACGCCACGCTTCAATTCACAGGGCGCATTCGTCGGGTACATCGGTCATTGCCTGGACATCACCCCCCGCAAGCAGATGGAAGTGGAGCTCGTGGCCGCGAAAAATGCGGCTGAATCGGCGAACAAGGCCAAGAGCGCATTTCTGGCCAACATGAGTCACGAAATCAGGACACCTTTAAACGGGTTGCTGGGCATGATGCAGCTCCTTGAAACGACGGATACAAGCGACGAACAGCAGATGTACATCGAAATGGCCATCCGCTCCGGGGGCAGACTCACCCGCCTTTTAAGCGACATCCTGGACCTGTCCCGCATCGAGGCAGGCCGAATGCCCTTGAGCGAGGAACCGTTCAATCTGTCCGAAACATTTTCCGCCGTCACCGACAGTTTTGGCCCGGTGAGCATTCAAAAGAGACTGCCTGTCCGCATCGACGTCGCGCCGGATGTGCCCAAGGAAGTGTTCGGGGATGAGGTCCGCGTCCGTCAGGTGCTGTTCAATCTTGTCGGCAATGCCATGAAATTTACCGACCAGGGAGAGGTCCGGATCGAGGTATCGACCCTGCTTCCCCTGCCGCCGGATACGGTCCGCGTGCTGTTTTGCGTTACCGACACGGGCGCGGGAATGAGCGACACGACGCTTAAGACTTTGGGGAACCCTTTCACCCAGGCCAGTGAAGGTTTCACCCGCGAGCATCAGGGCGCAGGCCTTGGGCTTTCCATATGCAAGCGTCTTGTTGCCGCCATGGGAGGCACGCTGACCTTTGAGAGCACCTTGGGAGCTGGAACCGCCGCGTACCTGATGCTTCCTTTCAGGTGGCGGGCGTATTCCATCCTCCCGGATCAGCCAGGCCTCGACTCCGCCGCGCCATCGCTACGCATTCTGCTCGTCGAAGACGACGAAATAAGCCGCGTGGCGGAAACGCAGCTGCTCAAAAAAATGGGACACACCGTGCAAACGGCCGGCAACGGGATTGAAGCACTGGAAAGCATGCGACGCAGCACCTTTGATTGCGTACTGATGGATGTGCAGATGGAAGTCATGGATGGCCTGGAAGCCACCAAAAACATCAGGACGGACGTCTCCAAATTCTTTGACCCCAAAATTCCCATCGTCGCCATGACGGCGTATGCCATGCGTGGCGATCGCGAACGGTTCATCATGGCGGGCATGGATGACTACATAGCAAAACCGTTCGACCGTAATAAGTTGGAGCAGGTGCTGGGCGGCATTGACGTCAAAAACAGGACATGA
- a CDS encoding BON domain-containing protein: MRCKRFWKISQTQKTLRPHRPVATNPRHAGTAIKAPESERALRATLKIKKGSILMKTTFLRSLLFAAAALLVLGMPLQAAESDRDIETSAKQSHVFKKYLQEDDIKIESKDGAVTMTGVVSGEYHKALAQETVANLPGVKSVDNKLELKSTPPSTNTDAWVLDNVVATLLFHRSVSPTTTQVDVKDGVVTLKGEASSQAQKELTTEYAMDVEGVKDVKNEMTVAKAQEKDNDTKQTFIETVDDASITAQVKMTLLYHRSTSALNTKVKTLDGVVTLTGEAKNAAEANLATKLASDVNGVKEVKNQMSVK, from the coding sequence GTGAGGTGCAAGAGGTTTTGGAAGATTAGCCAGACGCAAAAAACCCTTCGCCCGCACCGCCCGGTCGCCACGAATCCGCGGCATGCCGGGACGGCGATCAAAGCCCCGGAGAGCGAACGTGCTCTTCGGGCAACCCTTAAAATTAAAAAAGGTTCCATATTGATGAAAACGACATTTCTTCGGTCCCTGCTTTTCGCAGCGGCGGCGCTATTGGTTCTCGGCATGCCTTTGCAGGCGGCTGAGTCGGATCGCGACATCGAAACATCCGCCAAACAGTCGCATGTATTCAAGAAATACCTGCAGGAGGATGATATCAAGATAGAGTCCAAGGATGGCGCAGTCACAATGACAGGAGTTGTCTCGGGAGAATACCACAAAGCCCTGGCTCAGGAAACCGTGGCCAATCTTCCCGGAGTCAAAAGCGTGGACAACAAGCTCGAACTCAAGAGCACTCCACCTTCCACCAACACCGACGCATGGGTGCTCGACAATGTAGTCGCGACACTCTTGTTTCACCGCAGCGTCAGCCCCACAACAACGCAGGTCGATGTCAAAGACGGCGTGGTGACTTTAAAAGGCGAAGCATCCAGCCAGGCTCAAAAGGAATTGACAACCGAATACGCAATGGATGTCGAAGGCGTGAAGGACGTCAAGAATGAAATGACCGTGGCGAAGGCTCAAGAAAAGGACAACGACACAAAGCAAACCTTCATCGAAACCGTTGATGACGCATCAATTACTGCCCAGGTCAAGATGACGCTTCTCTATCACCGCTCGACCAGCGCCCTCAACACCAAGGTCAAAACCCTGGACGGCGTGGTCACCCTGACTGGCGAGGCAAAGAACGCGGCGGAAGCGAATCTGGCCACCAAACTTGCCTCCGATGTGAATGGTGTGAAGGAAGTCAAAAACCAGATGAGCGTCAAATAA
- a CDS encoding lmo0937 family membrane protein — MLYTIAGVLIILWLLGIVSGYTMGSFIHILLVVAVIVILVNLIQGRRTL, encoded by the coding sequence ATGTTATACACTATCGCCGGCGTTCTTATAATATTATGGCTTCTTGGTATTGTTAGTGGCTACACAATGGGTTCTTTCATTCACATACTCCTTGTTGTTGCCGTCATTGTCATCCTCGTAAATTTAATACAAGGAAGACGCACACTCTGA